One genomic window of Paenibacillus xylanilyticus includes the following:
- a CDS encoding DUF3934 family protein, with the protein MSKAKGKGGTGRGTGKKGWNRWQASANRAKSAPKPYKSKGTKKKDDAETSSDKTQ; encoded by the coding sequence ATGAGCAAAGCAAAGGGTAAAGGCGGCACGGGCCGTGGTACTGGCAAAAAAGGCTGGAATCGCTGGCAAGCCAGTGCCAATCGGGCGAAAAGTGCCCCAAAGCCTTATAAAAGCAAAGGTACCAAGAAGAAAGACGATGCCGAAACTTCAAGTGACAAGACCCAGTGA
- a CDS encoding methyl-accepting chemotaxis protein, which translates to MPFFAKNLVISFGSIMLIGIILITAGYQLQKNVLSQQLYDQAKVTTQKWSDDLDTAKVLEAMNEKSYDGPVQKELRDYLDSIHELYPNIAQTYIFGTELAEGNQTSIIAVPTNLVQPFEELNLAVGSMYPLPQENVKALEGMKKDGQPALSSFYTDEYGTWTTIMYPIKNAAGEMYAAIYFDVDANAIPSGLHKLITYSSMFLIGFLLLFMILQYVLLKRTLTPIRNLMKGIDVASSGNLDVSIQTGRDDLGIINQKFNTMIERFNDTMSKVQLTSHHLSNSSKKLLEISENNNGNIQMISTNIRDISLGLRSQDQASVENARAMTEMSTVIQTIASSSSEVADEAQSMEQRSQSGHEIMQQVIEQMDLISGAVQHTSESIRSLENRSNEISGIVNLITDIAGQTNLLALNASIEAARVGEEGKGFAVVAGEVRKLAEQSQQSADQIRSLIDEIQRDIAQSAEAMQLGSREVDKGSQVTRETGEFFGDILTATNKVANQIQDISSSTEEISASTQEMSATADELSASVSKAANSSKQIEQSIAEQEASMASIVSASDELSAVSKQLQELISFFKVKPMN; encoded by the coding sequence ATGCCTTTCTTTGCCAAAAACCTCGTTATATCTTTCGGTAGTATCATGTTGATTGGAATCATCCTGATTACGGCAGGCTATCAGCTGCAGAAAAACGTACTCAGCCAGCAGCTCTATGATCAGGCCAAAGTGACCACCCAGAAGTGGTCGGACGATCTGGACACAGCCAAGGTGCTTGAAGCCATGAATGAAAAAAGCTATGACGGTCCGGTGCAAAAAGAACTGCGGGACTATCTGGATTCCATCCATGAACTGTATCCCAACATTGCCCAGACCTATATTTTTGGAACTGAGCTGGCGGAAGGCAACCAAACGTCCATCATCGCCGTTCCGACCAACCTGGTTCAGCCTTTCGAAGAATTAAATCTGGCTGTAGGCTCCATGTACCCACTCCCACAAGAAAACGTGAAAGCACTGGAAGGTATGAAGAAAGACGGGCAACCTGCACTAAGCAGCTTTTATACAGACGAATACGGAACCTGGACTACCATTATGTATCCGATCAAGAATGCTGCAGGTGAGATGTACGCCGCCATTTACTTCGATGTTGATGCCAACGCAATCCCGAGTGGTCTTCATAAACTGATTACATACAGCAGCATGTTCCTTATAGGTTTCCTGCTTCTGTTCATGATTCTCCAATATGTCCTGTTGAAGAGAACGTTAACTCCGATCCGTAACCTGATGAAGGGCATCGATGTGGCCAGCTCGGGGAATCTGGATGTATCCATCCAAACAGGACGAGATGATCTCGGGATCATTAATCAGAAATTCAATACAATGATTGAACGCTTCAACGATACGATGTCCAAAGTCCAACTGACTTCACATCACCTGTCCAACTCCTCCAAGAAATTGCTGGAGATCTCGGAAAATAACAATGGCAATATTCAAATGATCAGTACAAATATTCGGGATATTTCCCTTGGCCTTCGCTCTCAGGACCAGGCCTCTGTAGAAAATGCACGTGCCATGACGGAGATGTCCACCGTTATCCAAACCATCGCGAGCAGCTCTTCGGAGGTTGCCGATGAAGCGCAGAGCATGGAACAGCGGTCCCAATCGGGCCATGAGATTATGCAGCAAGTCATTGAGCAGATGGATCTCATCTCGGGAGCCGTACAACACACATCCGAGTCCATCCGTTCTTTGGAAAACCGCTCCAATGAGATTAGCGGTATTGTCAATCTCATCACTGACATTGCAGGACAAACCAATTTGCTTGCCCTGAATGCTTCCATCGAAGCAGCACGTGTGGGTGAAGAAGGAAAAGGATTTGCCGTCGTGGCAGGAGAAGTACGCAAACTGGCGGAACAATCGCAGCAATCAGCCGATCAGATCCGCTCGTTAATCGACGAAATTCAGCGGGATATCGCGCAGTCCGCCGAAGCTATGCAGCTTGGTTCACGTGAGGTAGATAAAGGTTCTCAGGTTACCCGGGAGACAGGTGAATTCTTCGGCGATATCCTGACAGCCACGAACAAAGTTGCGAATCAGATCCAGGATATCTCCAGTTCGACGGAGGAAATCTCCGCCAGTACACAAGAGATGTCTGCAACAGCAGATGAGCTGTCCGCAAGTGTCAGCAAGGCAGCTAACAGCAGCAAGCAGATTGAACAATCAATCGCTGAGCAAGAAGCTTCCATGGCGTCCATTGTCAGTGCTTCGGACGAACTCTCTGCCGTGTCCAAGCAGCTGCAGGAGCTGATTTCATTCTTCAAAGTTAAACCAATGAATTAA
- a CDS encoding deoxynucleoside kinase, with protein sequence MNSAPFIAVEGAIGAGKTTLATMLSKELNLPLVKEIVEENPFLASFYQNIDEWSFQLEMFFLCNRFKQLEDTGLHYIAQNTPVISDYHIYKNMIFAERTLKGTKRDKYRQIYHLLTDDLPKPNLVLYIEAELDTLMYRINKRGRSFEQDMDPAYMEQLIADYKTGMAYLAESTNPPTIIKVNAEQLDFVEHPEHFRQIVNQVKEYIQ encoded by the coding sequence ATGAATTCAGCCCCGTTTATTGCGGTGGAGGGTGCGATTGGAGCAGGGAAAACCACGCTGGCAACGATGCTTTCCAAGGAATTAAACCTTCCGCTGGTAAAGGAAATAGTAGAAGAGAATCCCTTTCTGGCTTCCTTCTATCAAAATATTGATGAGTGGAGCTTCCAGCTTGAAATGTTTTTTCTATGCAACCGGTTCAAGCAATTGGAAGACACAGGTCTGCACTACATTGCCCAAAATACTCCCGTCATATCGGATTATCATATCTACAAAAATATGATCTTTGCCGAACGTACCCTGAAAGGGACCAAACGGGACAAGTACCGTCAAATCTATCACTTGTTAACCGATGATCTGCCTAAACCCAATCTGGTGTTATACATCGAAGCCGAGCTGGATACATTGATGTATCGCATTAACAAACGTGGACGTTCCTTTGAACAGGATATGGACCCGGCATACATGGAACAATTGATCGCGGATTACAAAACAGGCATGGCCTACCTGGCGGAAAGCACGAACCCGCCAACCATTATTAAAGTCAATGCGGAGCAGCTGGATTTTGTGGAGCATCCTGAACATTTCAGGCAGATTGTTAATCAGGTAAAGGAGTATATCCAATGA
- a CDS encoding deoxynucleoside kinase, which produces MNNYGIPANALITVAGTVGVGKSTLTAALAQRLNFKTSLEQVDHNPYLEKFYHDFERWSFHLQIYFLAERFKEQKKIFELGGGFVQDRSIYEDTGIFAQMHADQGTMSATDFETYSSLFEAMVMTPYFPHPDVLIYLEGSLPSILNRITERGREMEIQTDSSYWEHMHERYSVWIDQFTACPVLRLNIDQYDVHDPASVDAILAQIAAVIQPSKEAKR; this is translated from the coding sequence ATGAATAACTATGGCATTCCGGCGAATGCATTAATTACGGTAGCAGGTACGGTTGGCGTGGGCAAGTCCACGTTAACGGCAGCACTTGCACAGCGTTTAAATTTCAAGACATCTCTGGAGCAGGTTGATCATAATCCGTACCTGGAGAAGTTTTACCATGATTTTGAGCGTTGGAGTTTCCACTTGCAAATCTACTTCCTGGCGGAGCGTTTCAAGGAACAGAAAAAGATTTTCGAGCTTGGTGGGGGATTCGTGCAGGATCGCTCCATCTATGAAGATACGGGAATCTTTGCGCAAATGCATGCGGATCAGGGCACGATGTCAGCCACGGATTTCGAAACGTACAGCAGCTTGTTTGAAGCGATGGTCATGACACCGTATTTCCCTCATCCCGATGTATTGATCTATCTGGAAGGCAGTCTGCCGTCCATTCTGAACCGGATCACGGAACGCGGACGTGAAATGGAAATTCAGACGGACAGCTCGTATTGGGAACATATGCATGAGCGCTATTCGGTATGGATCGATCAGTTTACGGCTTGTCCGGTACTCCGACTGAATATTGATCAGTATGATGTACATGATCCGGCTTCAGTAGATGCCATTCTGGCACAGATTGCTGCAGTCATTCAGCCGTCCAAAGAAGCAAAACGATAA
- a CDS encoding ferritin-like domain-containing protein encodes MYYVPYYRNDSMLTAQIAKAINGESSAIACYAKLAELAPTEEEKARILEIRQDEMKHLQVFMAIYVSLTGMQPTVQIAQDCPSEYIAGLNYAFKDEQETVEFYADVSDQATDPYIQAAFKRAATDEQRHAVWFLYYLTQHKSSLPIKNDSISK; translated from the coding sequence ATGTATTATGTTCCATATTATCGAAATGACAGCATGCTCACTGCTCAGATTGCAAAGGCCATTAATGGAGAATCGTCAGCTATTGCCTGTTATGCCAAACTGGCTGAACTCGCACCTACAGAGGAAGAAAAAGCACGTATTTTAGAGATACGTCAGGATGAGATGAAACATCTTCAAGTTTTTATGGCTATCTATGTATCCTTAACAGGCATGCAGCCCACCGTTCAAATTGCTCAGGACTGCCCATCGGAATATATTGCGGGTCTAAACTACGCTTTCAAAGACGAACAGGAAACCGTAGAATTTTACGCTGATGTATCTGATCAGGCAACAGACCCCTATATCCAAGCAGCGTTTAAGCGGGCAGCCACGGATGAACAGAGACATGCCGTCTGGTTCCTGTACTATCTGACGCAGCATAAGTCATCCCTGCCAATAAAGAACGACTCTATCTCAAAATAA
- a CDS encoding MerR family transcriptional regulator, whose translation MAMKVKEVAELASISVRTLHHYDEIGLLTPDEVTSAGYRLYSDANLETLQQILFFRELDFSLKEIKSIITNPSFDREEALQMHRRILLEKRQRIDQMIATIDRSVLHMRGEIHMTTKEQFEGFDFSKNPYEQEARERWGDEAVEKANQKLQGKSAQEQKALSDEMNQIYTRLAALRHTDPASNEAQAGIAEWYAYLNNMGNYSPEAFKGLGQMYVDDERFKRNIDQFGEGLALFMREAMAVFADRKS comes from the coding sequence ATGGCCATGAAAGTCAAAGAAGTTGCCGAGCTTGCCTCGATCAGTGTGCGCACACTGCATCATTATGATGAGATCGGATTATTGACCCCGGACGAAGTCACTTCAGCCGGATATCGGCTGTACTCGGATGCCAATCTGGAAACACTGCAGCAGATTTTATTTTTCAGAGAGCTTGATTTCTCCCTGAAAGAGATCAAAAGCATTATCACGAACCCTTCCTTTGACCGGGAAGAAGCACTGCAGATGCACCGCCGTATTTTGCTGGAAAAGCGTCAGCGAATTGATCAAATGATCGCCACCATTGATCGAAGCGTTTTGCATATGAGAGGAGAGATACACATGACAACGAAAGAACAGTTCGAAGGATTCGACTTCAGCAAAAATCCGTATGAACAGGAAGCCAGAGAACGTTGGGGAGACGAAGCTGTAGAAAAAGCGAATCAGAAACTTCAGGGCAAATCTGCCCAAGAACAAAAAGCCCTGTCCGATGAAATGAATCAAATTTATACACGGCTGGCAGCACTTCGTCACACAGACCCTGCCTCGAACGAGGCTCAAGCAGGAATCGCCGAATGGTATGCCTATCTGAACAACATGGGGAACTATTCCCCGGAGGCTTTCAAAGGACTTGGACAGATGTATGTGGATGACGAACGCTTCAAGCGTAATATCGATCAATTTGGCGAAGGCTTGGCCCTGTTCATGAGGGAAGCGATGGCGGTCTTTGCTGACCGTAAGAGCTAA